From one Xiphias gladius isolate SHS-SW01 ecotype Sanya breed wild chromosome 12, ASM1685928v1, whole genome shotgun sequence genomic stretch:
- the LOC120797300 gene encoding lecithin retinol acyltransferase-like: protein MLDTLTFLLEKLFLLAHIKLSSLLPPPGRERGDPPLTRRCDPAGAPPKFQRGDLLEVPRTLFTHFGIYLGDNRVAHLIPDILPVLTADGRQIQEMVTNTRLLLGVLSKHASIRVDSVEDFAYGAGILLNAMDRAVRRSPLSGEEVARRAERLVGTVSYSLLWNNCEHFVTYCRYGTAQSLQTDKFCEWLKSLIRDRRNVLLTALLGLLSMVCLGISSSTALPTLLIPFTLWMAS, encoded by the exons ATGTTGGACACGCTCACCTTCCTCCTGGAGAAACTCTTCCTCCTCGCCCACATCAAGCTGTCCAGCCTGCTGCCGCCGCCGGGCAGGGAGCGCGGAGACCCGCCGCTCACCAGGCGCTGTGACCCCGCCGGGGCTCCGCCAAAGTTTCAGCGGGGGGACCTGCTGGAGGTCCCGCGCACGCTCTTCACCCACTTCGGCATCTACCTGGGCGACAACCGGGTGGCGCACCTCATCCCGGACATTCTGCCGGTGCTGACGGCCGACGGCCGGCAGATCCAGGAGATGGTGACCAACACGCGGCTGCTGCTCGGGGTGCTCTCCAAGCACGCCAGCATCCGGGTGGACTCGGTGGAGGACTTCGCGTACGGAGCCGGGATCCTGCTCAACGCCATGGACCGGGCGGTGCGCCGGAGCCCGCTGTCCGGGGAGGAGGTGGCCCGGCGGGCGGAGCGGCTGGTCGGCACCGTGTCCTACAGCCTGCTGTGGAACAACTGCGAGCACTTCGTCACCTACTGCCGCTACGGGACGGCGCAGAGCCTGCAGACCGACAAG tttTGTGAGTGGCTGAAGTCCCTGATCCGGGACCGGCGTAACGTCCTGCTGACGGCGCTGCTGGGGCTCCTGTCCATGGTGTGTTTGGGAATATCCTCCAGCACTGCCCTGCCCACCCTCCTCATCCCCTTCACCCTGTGGATGGCCAGCTAG
- the lratb.2 gene encoding lecithin retinol acyltransferase b, tandem duplicate 2, with protein sequence MFPLQLLALLFITVPRHDPDEKKRRKEKEEEADGQRGQGTESKYDLIFRRGDLLEVPRTLFTHFGIYLGGGRVAHFIPDIMPIVSSDQCRIKEMVTNSRLLLGVLAKCGSVRVDSVEDFAYGSQILINTMDKVCSRPALQGEEVARRAEKLRGDVSYSLLWYNCEHFVMYCRYGTVMSFQTFQFCKTLRKLLLSRNVAKATALLGACLLLYLRAVTTCAALLAALLPFLVWMAS encoded by the exons atgtttcctctgcagctgctcGCTCTGCTCTTCATCACCGTGCCGAGACATGACCCAGACGAGAAGAAGAGGcggaaggagaaggaggaggaggcagacgGACAGCGAGGACAGGGGACAGAGAGTAAATATGACCTGATATTCAGGAGGGGAGACCTGCTGGAAGTGCCCAGGACTCTGTTCACACACTTTGGGATTTACCTGGGGGGAGGCAG AGTAGCTCATTTCATCCCGGACATCATGCCCATCGTCTCCAGTGACCAGTGTCGAATCAAAGAGATGGTCACCAACAGCAGACTCCTGCTGGGAGTACTGGCCAAG tgtggCAGTGTGAGAGTGGACTCAGTGGAGGACTTTGCCTACGGATCCCAGATACTCATTAACACCATGGACAAG GTGTGCAGCCGTCCGGCGCtgcagggggaggaggtggcCAGGCGGGCGGAGAAGCTGCGGGGCGACGTGTCCTACAGTCTGCTGTGGTACAACTGCGAACACTTCGTCATGTACTGTCGATACGGCACCGTCATGAGCTTCCAGACGTTTCAG TTCTGTAAGACGCTGCGGAAGCTGTTGCTGAGCCGGAATGTTGCCAAGGCGACGGCGTTGCTGGGGGCGTGTCTGCTCCTCTACCTGAGAGCGGTGACCACCTGCGCAGCCCTGCTGGCCGCCCTGCTGCCCTTCCTGGTCTGGATGGCCTCGTGA